In Gordonia phthalatica, one genomic interval encodes:
- the rimI gene encoding ribosomal protein S18-alanine N-acetyltransferase translates to MTDRAAPVIDALVPDDLVRCAEIEAELFAGDSPWPLSGFVSELRAPYNTYFAARLALGGPVIGYAGISVLGRPGEHECEVHTIAVEPGHQGSGHGRALLEAMLEVADRVHAPVFLEVRTDNDPAIALYERNGFEIAGTRRNYYQPSGADAYTMVRAARTTEPEGHAHS, encoded by the coding sequence ATGACTGATCGGGCCGCACCGGTCATCGACGCGCTGGTCCCCGACGATCTGGTGCGCTGCGCCGAGATCGAGGCCGAACTCTTCGCCGGCGACTCGCCGTGGCCGCTGAGCGGCTTCGTCTCCGAGCTGCGCGCTCCGTACAACACCTACTTCGCCGCCCGACTCGCGCTCGGCGGACCGGTCATCGGGTACGCGGGCATCAGCGTCCTGGGGCGACCGGGGGAGCACGAGTGCGAAGTGCACACCATCGCCGTCGAACCCGGACATCAGGGCTCCGGCCACGGGCGGGCGTTGCTGGAGGCGATGCTCGAGGTTGCCGATCGCGTGCACGCGCCGGTATTCCTGGAGGTGCGCACCGACAACGATCCCGCCATCGCGCTGTACGAGCGCAACGGCTTCGAGATCGCCGGAACTCGACGCAACTACTATCAACCGTCCGGCGCGGACGCGTACACCATGGTGCGCGCCGCACGGACCACCGAGCCGGAAGGGCACGCGCACTCATGA
- the tsaE gene encoding tRNA (adenosine(37)-N6)-threonylcarbamoyltransferase complex ATPase subunit type 1 TsaE: MADRSGGTRDLPDVADTEDLGRELAAQLGPGDLVILDGPLGAGKTAMTRGIAAGLGVGGRVSSPTFIIARQHPPGPAGGPGLVHVDAYRLGGLDDLDALDLDTDLDDSVVVVEWGEGVVERLVDEYLIVRMRRDDDSETRHATWEWVNR, encoded by the coding sequence ATGGCTGACCGCTCCGGCGGCACGCGCGACCTGCCCGACGTCGCCGACACCGAAGACCTCGGCCGGGAGCTCGCCGCCCAACTCGGGCCCGGCGACCTGGTGATCCTCGACGGTCCGCTCGGTGCGGGCAAGACCGCCATGACCCGCGGCATCGCCGCCGGACTCGGTGTCGGCGGCCGCGTGTCGTCGCCCACCTTCATCATCGCGCGCCAGCACCCGCCCGGCCCCGCGGGCGGCCCCGGCCTGGTGCACGTCGACGCGTACCGACTCGGCGGCCTCGACGACCTCGACGCACTGGACCTCGACACCGACCTCGACGACAGCGTCGTGGTGGTGGAGTGGGGCGAAGGCGTCGTCGAACGACTCGTCGACGAATACCTGATCGTCCGGATGCGTCGCGACGACGACAGCGAGACCCGACACGCGACCTGGGAATGGGTGAACCGATGA
- the alr gene encoding alanine racemase, giving the protein MDSYANLYATVDLGAIAHNVGVLRDCSGADVIAVVKADGYAHGAAPVGRAALAAGAIALGVAQVREARLLRRAGIDGHLIAWLHTDHTDFAGAIADDIDIAVSSPRQLVRVVDAARTVGRTATVSVKIDTGLARSGVSPNEWDATADALAAAAAEGSIRLSTAMCHLAFGDEPDHPLNSLQSQRIDDCVADLKRRGVTPDLVHIANSPAALTRPDLAHDAVRPGLSIYGYSPVPDVGDFGLIPAMTLETSVSLIKKIPAGQGVSYNHTWIAPRDTVLGVVPAGYGDGVPRVLSGRLGVHVNGRLFPNVGRICMDQLVIDLGPDGGGVAEGDRAILFGPATAASGEAVPSAKDWADGCGTIDYEIISRVGSRAVRRYVNDPTGETHG; this is encoded by the coding sequence ATGGATTCGTACGCCAACCTCTACGCCACCGTCGACCTCGGGGCCATCGCCCACAACGTCGGCGTCTTGCGCGACTGTTCCGGCGCCGACGTGATCGCCGTCGTGAAGGCCGACGGCTATGCGCACGGTGCGGCACCCGTCGGCCGCGCCGCCCTCGCGGCCGGGGCCATCGCCCTCGGCGTCGCACAGGTCCGGGAGGCACGCCTGCTGCGTCGCGCCGGAATCGACGGGCACCTCATCGCCTGGCTGCACACCGACCACACCGACTTCGCCGGTGCCATCGCCGACGACATCGACATCGCCGTCTCGTCGCCTCGCCAACTGGTGCGGGTGGTCGACGCGGCCCGAACCGTCGGGCGCACGGCGACGGTCTCGGTGAAGATCGACACCGGCCTCGCTCGCAGCGGTGTCAGTCCGAATGAATGGGACGCCACGGCCGACGCCCTGGCCGCGGCCGCCGCGGAAGGCTCGATCCGCCTCTCCACGGCGATGTGCCACCTCGCCTTCGGCGATGAGCCCGACCATCCGCTGAACAGCCTGCAGTCGCAGCGGATCGACGACTGCGTCGCCGACCTGAAACGCAGGGGAGTGACACCGGACCTGGTCCACATCGCCAACTCGCCTGCCGCGCTCACCCGCCCCGACCTGGCGCACGACGCGGTGCGCCCCGGCCTGTCGATCTACGGCTACTCGCCGGTCCCGGATGTCGGCGACTTCGGTCTGATCCCGGCGATGACCCTGGAGACCAGCGTCTCCCTGATCAAGAAGATCCCCGCGGGACAGGGCGTTTCGTACAACCACACGTGGATCGCGCCGCGTGACACCGTGCTCGGCGTCGTCCCCGCGGGCTACGGGGACGGCGTCCCCCGCGTCCTGTCCGGGCGACTCGGCGTCCACGTGAACGGCCGACTGTTCCCGAATGTGGGACGCATCTGCATGGACCAGTTGGTCATCGATCTCGGCCCCGACGGCGGCGGTGTCGCCGAGGGTGACCGAGCGATCCTGTTCGGCCCGGCCACGGCCGCATCCGGCGAAGCGGTGCCGTCCGCGAAGGACTGGGCCGACGGCTGCGGAACCATCGACTACGAGATCATCTCGCGCGTCGGCTCACGAGCAGTGCGCCGCTATGTCAACGATCCGACGGGGGAAACGCATGGCTAG
- the tsaD gene encoding tRNA (adenosine(37)-N6)-threonylcarbamoyltransferase complex transferase subunit TsaD — protein MIVMGIESSCDETGVGIVDWDGEGVTLLADEVASSVDEHARYGGVVPEVASRAHLQAIVPTMTRAREAAGIDRPDAIAVTIGPGLAGALLVGVAAAKAYALAWDVPLYAVNHLGGHIAADTLEHGPMPPAVALLVSGGHTHLLGVENLSQPIVEMGTTVDDAAGEAFDKVARLLDLGYPGGPALDAIARDGDPEAIAFPRGMTGPRDAPYDFSFSGLKTAVARHVEKRVRAGLPVSVPNVAASFQEAVADVLTAKALRACADRGVDTLVLGGGATANSRIRSLAIERTAAAGIDLRVPKPRLCTDNGVMVASLGAHVIAGGAPPSPLTVATDPGMSVQISKL, from the coding sequence ATGATCGTGATGGGCATCGAGAGCTCCTGCGACGAGACCGGCGTCGGGATCGTCGACTGGGACGGGGAAGGCGTCACCCTCCTCGCCGACGAAGTCGCGTCGAGCGTCGACGAGCACGCGCGCTACGGCGGCGTGGTGCCGGAGGTCGCCTCCCGCGCGCATCTGCAGGCCATCGTCCCGACGATGACCCGCGCCCGCGAAGCCGCAGGCATCGACCGGCCCGACGCGATCGCAGTCACCATCGGCCCCGGGCTCGCCGGCGCGCTGCTGGTCGGTGTCGCAGCGGCCAAGGCGTACGCCCTCGCGTGGGACGTCCCGCTGTACGCGGTGAACCACCTCGGCGGCCACATCGCCGCCGACACCCTCGAGCACGGGCCGATGCCGCCGGCCGTCGCACTCCTCGTGTCCGGTGGGCACACCCACCTGCTCGGCGTCGAGAACCTGTCGCAGCCGATCGTCGAGATGGGCACCACCGTCGACGACGCGGCCGGCGAGGCCTTCGACAAGGTCGCGCGGCTCCTCGACCTCGGCTATCCGGGTGGTCCCGCGCTCGATGCGATCGCCAGAGACGGCGATCCCGAGGCCATCGCGTTCCCACGCGGCATGACCGGCCCGCGCGACGCCCCGTACGACTTCTCGTTCAGCGGCCTCAAGACCGCCGTCGCCCGCCACGTGGAGAAGCGGGTGCGCGCCGGCCTGCCGGTGTCGGTGCCGAACGTGGCGGCGTCGTTCCAGGAGGCGGTGGCCGACGTGCTGACCGCCAAAGCGCTGCGTGCCTGCGCCGATCGCGGTGTCGACACCCTGGTGCTCGGCGGCGGTGCGACCGCCAACTCGCGGATCCGGTCGCTCGCGATCGAGCGGACCGCGGCGGCGGGCATCGATCTGCGCGTACCGAAACCCCGCTTGTGCACTGACAACGGCGTGATGGTGGCCTCGCTGGGGGCACATGTGATCGCCGGTGGGGCACCGCCCTCGCCGTTGACGGTG
- a CDS encoding bifunctional ADP-dependent NAD(P)H-hydrate dehydratase/NAD(P)H-hydrate epimerase, translating to MIGYYTAAQIRAAEEATGDLLTGGVLMARAASAVAGAVLTRLRMRTGGTYGRHVLLVVGAGNNGGDALYAGATLAKRGVRTSALLLSPDRAHTGGLAAFLRASGRVVDAVPSTVDVAVDAVVGLGGHGPLRPAAARVFDEVAERRATVVAVDLPSGIDPDTGVVHRPSVTADVSVTFGAPRIAHLLAAPQCGDVVVADIGLDLPAPALSSPTDAEVAALWPTPGPHDDKYTQGVVGVVAGSRHYPGAAVLATSAAVVATSGLTRYIGPASDAVLAACPEVVAAPTVDTAGRVQAWAVGPGFGTGDQAHDILSTVLSADLPTLVDADGLTVLARHPELLRGRTAPTLLTPHAGEFERLAGRRPEPDRLSAVRALAADLNATVLLKGRITLIADPDGQVSGSDAGSSWAATAGAGDVLTGVAGALLAAGLPARSAGVAAARVHARAALLASGGAPIGASALRDAVAPALRALLSLRQ from the coding sequence CGGCGACCTGCTGACCGGCGGTGTCCTGATGGCGCGCGCCGCGAGCGCAGTCGCGGGTGCGGTCCTGACCCGGCTGCGGATGCGGACCGGGGGAACGTACGGCCGTCATGTGCTGCTGGTGGTCGGGGCCGGGAACAACGGCGGCGACGCCCTTTACGCCGGAGCGACCCTCGCCAAACGGGGTGTGCGCACGTCCGCACTCCTGCTCAGTCCCGACCGCGCACACACCGGTGGACTCGCCGCGTTCCTGCGAGCGAGCGGTCGGGTGGTGGACGCGGTGCCGTCGACGGTCGACGTCGCGGTGGACGCGGTCGTCGGACTCGGCGGACACGGGCCGCTGCGGCCTGCTGCCGCTCGGGTCTTCGACGAGGTGGCCGAACGCCGCGCGACGGTCGTCGCGGTGGACCTGCCGTCCGGGATCGACCCGGACACCGGCGTGGTGCATCGGCCGTCGGTGACCGCCGACGTCAGCGTCACCTTCGGCGCGCCGCGGATCGCCCACCTCCTCGCCGCACCGCAGTGCGGTGACGTGGTGGTCGCCGACATCGGACTCGACCTGCCCGCACCGGCGCTGTCGTCGCCGACCGACGCGGAGGTCGCCGCCCTGTGGCCGACACCCGGACCGCACGACGACAAGTACACCCAGGGCGTCGTCGGCGTCGTCGCCGGATCCCGTCACTATCCCGGTGCCGCAGTCCTCGCCACCTCCGCCGCCGTGGTCGCCACGTCGGGACTGACCCGCTACATCGGGCCCGCGTCGGACGCGGTCCTCGCGGCCTGCCCCGAGGTGGTCGCCGCGCCGACCGTCGACACCGCGGGGCGGGTGCAGGCCTGGGCGGTGGGCCCCGGATTCGGGACGGGTGACCAGGCCCACGACATCCTCTCGACTGTGTTGTCCGCCGACCTTCCGACCCTCGTCGACGCCGACGGGCTGACCGTCCTGGCCCGGCATCCGGAACTGCTGCGGGGACGGACCGCACCGACGCTGCTGACACCGCACGCCGGCGAGTTCGAACGCCTGGCGGGGCGGCGGCCGGAACCCGACCGGCTGTCGGCGGTCCGCGCGCTCGCCGCCGACCTGAACGCAACGGTCCTGCTCAAAGGCCGGATCACCCTCATCGCCGACCCCGACGGACAGGTCAGCGGTTCTGACGCCGGGTCGTCGTGGGCTGCGACGGCGGGAGCGGGCGACGTCCTCACCGGTGTCGCCGGTGCGCTGCTCGCCGCCGGGCTGCCGGCTCGCTCGGCGGGCGTCGCCGCAGCCCGAGTCCACGCGCGTGCGGCACTCCTCGCCAGTGGCGGAGCCCCGATCGGTGCCTCCGCACTGCGCGATGCGGTCGCTCCCGCGTTACGCGCGCTACTGAGTTTGCGACAATAG
- a CDS encoding alpha/beta fold hydrolase has protein sequence MARRIRRQSKAAKAVAPDSTEPTAADRVIPKPVPRWRSGLSEVGSLGAVTAGRRKQRKSRRRVDPNSGVDFTAIYGGEVATVTADDGISLAVRTVLTGGSKTGGTANWGRTATPELTVIFVHGFTLRMASWHFQRFGLAKRWADRSIKMVFYDQRGHGASDAAPDESCTMAQLGDDLAAVIRTMAPTGPVVLVGHSMGGMSVMSLARRHSRLFSHSGRIAGVALVSTAARGITEAGLGEGLNNPIVGALQVSVKYIPKAVQAGRGITRRAVEPVLVAASFGKDYYSPSAGHAVEKMIQNTPIATMVSFLRVLSSHDEATALPVIAQVPSVVLCGDEDRLTPIHNSLNMYAQLGDDSRLVIAEGCGHMLPMEDPEAVNDAIDDLVTRSRLALGRPMMPWRGRRDTAADRPAVRHG, from the coding sequence ATGGCTAGAAGAATCCGAAGACAGTCGAAGGCCGCGAAGGCGGTCGCACCCGACTCGACCGAGCCTACGGCTGCCGATCGGGTGATCCCGAAGCCGGTTCCCCGGTGGCGCTCAGGTCTGTCCGAGGTGGGATCGCTGGGGGCGGTCACCGCGGGACGCCGCAAGCAGCGCAAGTCGCGGCGTCGCGTCGACCCGAACTCCGGTGTCGACTTCACCGCGATCTACGGGGGTGAGGTCGCGACCGTCACCGCGGACGATGGGATCTCGCTGGCCGTCAGGACGGTCCTGACCGGAGGCTCCAAGACCGGCGGCACCGCCAATTGGGGGCGCACCGCGACCCCCGAGTTGACGGTGATCTTCGTGCACGGCTTCACCCTCCGGATGGCGTCGTGGCATTTCCAGCGGTTCGGACTCGCCAAGCGATGGGCCGATCGCAGCATCAAGATGGTGTTCTACGACCAGCGCGGTCACGGCGCCAGCGACGCTGCGCCCGACGAGAGCTGCACCATGGCACAGCTCGGCGACGACCTCGCCGCGGTCATCCGCACCATGGCCCCGACCGGGCCGGTGGTCCTGGTCGGTCACTCGATGGGTGGCATGTCCGTGATGTCCCTCGCGCGACGGCATTCGCGCCTGTTCTCGCACAGTGGCCGGATCGCCGGCGTCGCCCTCGTCTCGACCGCTGCCCGCGGCATCACCGAGGCCGGTCTCGGCGAAGGCCTCAACAACCCGATCGTCGGCGCCCTGCAGGTGTCGGTGAAGTACATTCCGAAGGCCGTCCAGGCCGGTCGCGGCATCACCCGTCGCGCCGTGGAACCAGTCCTGGTGGCGGCCAGTTTCGGCAAGGACTACTACAGTCCGTCCGCAGGCCACGCCGTCGAGAAGATGATTCAGAACACGCCGATCGCGACCATGGTCAGTTTCCTGCGTGTCCTGTCCAGCCACGACGAGGCCACCGCGCTGCCGGTGATCGCACAGGTCCCGTCTGTCGTCCTGTGCGGTGACGAGGACCGTCTCACCCCGATCCACAACTCGCTCAACATGTACGCGCAGCTGGGCGACGACTCGCGACTGGTGATCGCCGAAGGCTGCGGCCATATGCTGCCGATGGAGGATCCCGAGGCCGTCAACGACGCGATCGACGACCTGGTGACTCGTTCGCGGCTGGCGCTGGGGCGGCCGATGATGCCGTGGCGCGGCCGACGCGACACTGCGGCAGACCGACCGGCGGTCCGGCATGGCTGA
- the tsaB gene encoding tRNA (adenosine(37)-N6)-threonylcarbamoyltransferase complex dimerization subunit type 1 TsaB, with the protein MTDQNEKPARRVLVVDTATSAVVTGVALVSAAGTVTTLAERIVADQRRHAEVLTTLMRDGLSEAGVAGTDLDAVVVGTGPGPFTGLRVGMATGTAYADALGIPAYGVCTLDAIDAAQPVGEPGPRLVLTDARRREVYWAVYDAGRRIAGPDVNAPDALVGELAGTELVTAVGETRFTERFGFVGADLVTPTVASLASIAAEQVLAARPAEPLAPLYLRRPDAVELKDQKRKSLLPAAPND; encoded by the coding sequence ATGACCGATCAGAACGAGAAGCCCGCCCGGCGCGTCCTGGTGGTCGACACCGCGACGTCCGCGGTCGTGACCGGCGTCGCGCTGGTGTCCGCGGCGGGGACGGTCACCACGCTCGCCGAACGGATCGTGGCCGATCAGCGGCGACACGCCGAGGTCCTCACCACCCTGATGCGCGACGGCCTCTCCGAGGCGGGCGTCGCCGGAACCGACCTCGACGCGGTGGTTGTGGGCACCGGACCGGGCCCGTTCACGGGGCTGCGCGTCGGCATGGCGACGGGTACCGCGTACGCGGACGCCCTCGGCATCCCGGCGTACGGGGTCTGCACTCTCGACGCGATCGATGCCGCACAGCCCGTCGGCGAGCCCGGACCTCGCCTGGTCCTGACCGACGCCCGTCGACGCGAGGTGTACTGGGCCGTCTATGACGCCGGGCGCCGGATCGCCGGACCCGACGTGAATGCACCCGACGCCCTCGTCGGCGAGCTCGCAGGCACCGAACTCGTCACCGCGGTCGGCGAGACCCGCTTCACCGAACGCTTCGGTTTCGTCGGCGCGGACCTCGTCACGCCGACGGTCGCCTCGCTGGCGTCGATCGCCGCCGAGCAGGTGCTCGCCGCACGGCCGGCCGAACCCCTCGCGCCGCTGTACCTGCGTCGGCCCGACGCCGTCGAACTGAAGGACCAGAAGCGCAAGTCGCTGCTTCCGGCGGCGCCGAATGACTGA